From one Haloferax marinisediminis genomic stretch:
- a CDS encoding molybdopterin-dependent oxidoreductase, which yields MTDDDGVHRRDVLKAGGAAAALGLGGGGFFQTLVESEDGQASKEEPGIASFVGQNKVVQTVCSPNCRGKCPIDVHVRDGQVKKIEPHPPEDERYKRACVLGLSHTQRVYDPTRLKYPMKRADWSPDDPNGAGRGPDAEFERIEWDEALDLVAQKMESLKSEHGAESVLFHEGSGNYGQTGKSFNRLASLFGATQSGWGIDANVGRGFNRVTGVGFFLPPTNEAEDWENANTIIVWGSDIFSSQFQMDASKILDAVENGAKLVVVDPVYTTTAAKADLWLPVKPGKDVYLALAMMHTVFEEETYDEDFIRSRTTAPALIHKDSGELLRANEVFEDGSEDQVVAIEQGTEEPVALEPETGGPYALFGEYTIDGVEYVTALTTLKEHAAEYAPEKIAEKTGVDADNIRTAARWLATRGPGGIAPSYALGRYTHGHIFGQAYAILMALTGDYGRSGNIHAHHSGGTVLSAGDWSAPEGSNPGPKMYFPDYPASMLDGDPHKVRAVYSIESNMMGNQFPDRQKFKKAIESLEMYVVADMHHTDTVQHADIILPVPHWFEQEDIASGWGSHPHLGYRHKVQEPLWESRDDYYAIRGLAERLGYGDRFPETKREMLRELVSRDDDIDFETLFEQGTQRKQSVPVIKYTDAFPTETGRIELYNEDPPSEKGVSFDLPRPVEDRTADDYEKADQYPLMFMQKHSRFRIHSQYEMVNWVREVNPEPQLDIHPRDAKARGIEDGDYVRVYNERGEMVVKAKYNEAFQPGLVNTDQGWWSRDYLEGHHNDLTHNEVSEVGQTMAFYDVRVEVEPAPDVDTEMYEGNNPRGASAEAPHAGGD from the coding sequence ATGACTGACGACGACGGAGTTCATCGACGTGACGTACTGAAAGCCGGCGGAGCGGCTGCCGCCCTCGGTCTCGGTGGGGGTGGATTCTTCCAGACACTGGTCGAAAGCGAGGACGGTCAGGCGTCGAAGGAAGAGCCGGGCATCGCCAGCTTCGTCGGGCAGAACAAAGTCGTCCAGACCGTCTGTTCGCCCAACTGTCGTGGGAAGTGTCCCATCGACGTTCACGTCCGCGACGGGCAGGTAAAGAAAATCGAACCACACCCGCCCGAGGACGAACGGTACAAGCGTGCGTGTGTACTCGGGTTGTCGCACACGCAGCGCGTCTACGACCCGACGCGACTGAAGTACCCGATGAAGCGCGCAGACTGGTCGCCGGACGACCCCAACGGGGCCGGACGGGGGCCGGACGCCGAGTTCGAGCGCATCGAGTGGGACGAGGCACTCGACCTCGTCGCACAGAAGATGGAGTCGCTGAAATCGGAGCACGGTGCAGAGAGCGTTCTCTTCCACGAAGGGTCGGGGAACTACGGACAGACGGGCAAGTCGTTCAACCGACTGGCCTCGCTGTTCGGTGCGACCCAGTCGGGGTGGGGAATCGACGCAAACGTCGGACGCGGGTTCAACCGCGTCACCGGCGTCGGATTCTTCCTCCCTCCGACCAACGAGGCCGAAGACTGGGAGAACGCGAACACCATCATCGTCTGGGGGTCTGATATCTTCTCGAGTCAGTTCCAGATGGACGCCTCGAAGATTCTCGACGCAGTCGAAAACGGGGCGAAACTCGTCGTCGTCGACCCGGTGTACACGACGACGGCGGCGAAAGCCGACCTGTGGCTTCCCGTCAAGCCCGGGAAAGACGTGTATCTCGCGCTCGCGATGATGCACACGGTCTTCGAAGAGGAGACCTACGACGAAGACTTCATCCGGAGCCGGACGACTGCGCCCGCACTGATTCACAAGGACTCTGGTGAACTGCTCCGCGCGAACGAAGTCTTCGAAGACGGAAGCGAAGACCAGGTCGTCGCCATCGAACAGGGGACGGAAGAACCGGTCGCACTCGAACCCGAAACTGGTGGTCCGTACGCCCTCTTCGGCGAGTACACCATCGACGGTGTCGAGTACGTGACTGCGCTGACGACGCTCAAAGAACACGCAGCGGAGTACGCACCCGAGAAGATTGCCGAGAAGACCGGTGTCGATGCCGACAACATCCGGACTGCGGCACGCTGGCTCGCGACCCGTGGCCCCGGTGGCATCGCGCCGAGTTACGCACTCGGTCGGTACACCCACGGCCACATCTTCGGGCAGGCGTACGCCATCTTGATGGCACTGACGGGCGACTACGGTCGCAGCGGGAACATCCACGCCCACCACTCCGGTGGGACGGTGCTCAGCGCCGGCGACTGGTCTGCACCCGAAGGCTCGAACCCCGGGCCGAAGATGTACTTCCCCGACTACCCCGCCTCGATGTTAGACGGCGACCCACACAAGGTCAGAGCCGTCTACTCCATCGAGTCGAACATGATGGGGAACCAGTTCCCCGACCGCCAGAAGTTCAAGAAGGCCATCGAGAGCCTCGAGATGTACGTGGTCGCGGACATGCACCACACGGATACGGTCCAACACGCCGACATCATCCTCCCCGTGCCACACTGGTTCGAACAGGAGGACATCGCCTCAGGGTGGGGTTCACACCCGCACCTCGGCTACCGACACAAGGTCCAAGAACCGCTCTGGGAGTCCAGAGACGACTACTACGCGATTCGCGGACTCGCAGAGCGCCTCGGATACGGAGACCGATTCCCCGAGACGAAGCGCGAGATGCTTCGCGAACTCGTCAGCAGAGACGACGACATCGACTTCGAGACGCTCTTCGAACAGGGAACCCAGCGGAAACAGAGCGTCCCGGTGATCAAGTACACCGACGCGTTCCCGACGGAGACTGGCCGTATCGAGTTGTACAACGAGGACCCACCGAGCGAAAAGGGCGTCTCGTTCGACCTTCCGCGTCCGGTCGAAGACCGGACGGCCGACGACTACGAGAAGGCAGACCAGTACCCGCTGATGTTCATGCAGAAACACAGCAGGTTCCGCATCCACTCCCAGTACGAGATGGTCAACTGGGTGCGGGAGGTCAACCCCGAACCGCAGTTGGACATCCACCCGCGGGACGCGAAAGCCCGCGGTATCGAGGACGGCGACTACGTCCGCGTGTACAACGAACGCGGTGAGATGGTCGTCAAGGCGAAGTACAACGAGGCGTTCCAGCCTGGGCTGGTCAACACCGACCAGGGATGGTGGTCTCGTGACTACCTCGAGGGGCACCACAACGACCTCACCCACAACGAGGTCAGCGAAGTCGGCCAGACGATGGCGTTCTACGACGTCCGCGTCGAGGTCGAACCCGCCCCGGACGTGGATACCGAGATGTACGAAGGAAACAACCCACGCGGTGCCAGTGCTGAGGCTCCGCACGCAGGAGGTGACTGA
- a CDS encoding 2Fe-2S iron-sulfur cluster-binding protein yields MAVISLVGVGAGLVLVLVAVALHFSKGTGWEPTADITQEVLERRAATVPETDFPEPMNRSIGGGAVAGAIAGGEEGAELEGEAAAEEEEQSPADMPEDEVEYFEVEFVKQGETIELASNETILDQGEDAGMDLPYACRQGSCVSCAAKITDGPAEEYVTHFKQETLSEGEMDNGYTLTCVAYPKADFSIETGEAP; encoded by the coding sequence ATGGCAGTCATCAGTCTGGTGGGTGTCGGGGCCGGATTAGTCCTGGTACTCGTCGCCGTCGCCCTGCACTTCTCGAAGGGCACCGGTTGGGAACCAACCGCCGACATCACGCAAGAGGTCCTCGAGCGCCGTGCGGCGACCGTCCCGGAGACGGACTTCCCCGAACCAATGAACCGTTCCATCGGCGGTGGCGCGGTCGCTGGTGCAATCGCCGGTGGCGAAGAAGGTGCCGAACTCGAAGGCGAAGCAGCCGCCGAAGAGGAAGAACAGAGTCCCGCCGACATGCCCGAAGACGAAGTCGAATACTTCGAAGTCGAGTTCGTCAAACAGGGCGAGACCATCGAACTGGCGAGCAACGAGACCATCCTCGACCAAGGTGAAGACGCTGGGATGGACCTTCCGTACGCGTGTCGCCAGGGGTCGTGTGTCTCCTGTGCCGCGAAGATTACCGACGGTCCCGCCGAAGAGTACGTGACTCACTTCAAACAAGAGACCCTCTCCGAAGGCGAGATGGACAACGGGTACACGCTCACGTGTGTCGCCTACCCGAAGGCCGACTTCTCCATCGAGACTGGCGAAGCACCGTAA
- a CDS encoding TorD/DmsD family molecular chaperone encodes MTDQRELDPASDSSKLDVENDTLQSAAAATYAVLAECWREPSEQLVDAVETGALRTVLGELESVDFHDLRTEYTRLFVGPAGPPCPPYESVYRDGDDPDELGPVNGPATTAVVRWYQEFGVQPAPDHPDLPDHIATELEFVAYLAEEGLDERLDQFLDEHLTVWTDEFLSQVENEARDEFYTSLATVTREVLHK; translated from the coding sequence ATGACCGACCAGAGAGAACTCGACCCAGCGAGCGACTCATCCAAGCTCGACGTCGAGAACGACACACTCCAGTCAGCCGCTGCGGCGACCTACGCAGTGTTGGCCGAGTGTTGGCGGGAACCGTCCGAGCAGTTAGTCGACGCCGTCGAGACTGGTGCGTTGCGGACGGTGCTCGGGGAACTCGAGTCGGTTGACTTCCACGACCTCCGCACCGAATACACCAGACTGTTCGTCGGCCCAGCGGGACCGCCGTGTCCACCGTACGAGAGCGTCTACCGCGACGGCGACGACCCAGACGAACTCGGCCCAGTCAACGGGCCGGCGACGACAGCAGTCGTACGGTGGTACCAGGAGTTCGGAGTCCAACCAGCGCCAGACCACCCGGACCTGCCGGACCACATCGCGACTGAACTAGAGTTCGTCGCCTACCTTGCGGAGGAGGGACTCGACGAGCGACTCGACCAGTTCCTCGACGAACACCTCACAGTCTGGACGGACGAGTTCCTGTCTCAGGTCGAGAACGAGGCACGCGACGAGTTCTACACGTCGCTCGCGACGGTGACTCGGGAGGTGCTCCACAAGTAG
- the dsrO gene encoding sulfate reduction electron transfer complex DsrMKJOP subunit DsrO, translated as MTNYGLVIDQERCIGCHACAISCKQENNVPMGQFWNRVLTEGGDKMDTPSGGYPTDGGNGSLDMQYQPTACQHCENAPCVKVCPVNATYTRDDGIVEIDYEKCIGCRYCMAACPYNARVFNWDEPEHMPEEGTGDVPARPQGVVEKCTFCSHRVDEGLDPACVVNCPADARIFGDLDDEASTVSKYINQYETHQLLEDRGTKPKTYYISGEMSPGRPQTSDKLESELDDVQVWSDGTDDVPADSGSGGSAGSSTGGIHSVDDDAVGDAVPHVPAVDAGGDD; from the coding sequence ATGACGAACTACGGATTAGTAATCGACCAGGAGCGGTGTATTGGCTGCCACGCCTGCGCCATCTCCTGTAAGCAAGAGAACAACGTCCCGATGGGACAGTTCTGGAACCGCGTCCTGACGGAGGGCGGCGACAAGATGGACACGCCATCTGGGGGCTACCCGACCGACGGCGGCAACGGGTCGCTGGACATGCAGTACCAGCCGACGGCGTGTCAGCACTGTGAGAACGCACCCTGTGTGAAAGTCTGTCCGGTCAACGCGACGTACACCCGCGACGACGGCATCGTCGAAATCGACTACGAGAAGTGTATCGGATGTCGCTACTGTATGGCGGCATGCCCGTACAACGCGCGGGTGTTCAACTGGGACGAACCCGAACACATGCCCGAAGAAGGGACTGGCGACGTGCCTGCCCGTCCGCAGGGTGTCGTCGAGAAGTGTACGTTCTGTAGCCACCGCGTCGACGAGGGACTCGACCCGGCCTGTGTCGTGAACTGTCCGGCAGACGCCCGTATCTTCGGTGACCTCGACGACGAGGCCAGCACCGTCTCGAAGTACATCAACCAGTACGAGACGCACCAACTGCTCGAAGACCGGGGCACGAAGCCGAAGACGTACTACATCAGTGGCGAGATGAGCCCCGGCCGGCCGCAGACGTCGGACAAACTCGAGAGCGAACTCGACGACGTTCAGGTATGGTCTGATGGCACCGACGACGTACCTGCCGACTCGGGTAGTGGGGGCAGTGCCGGGTCGTCGACCGGCGGTATCCACTCGGTCGACGACGACGCAGTCGGTGATGCGGTTCCACACGTCCCCGCCGTGGACGCAGGAGGTGACGACTGA
- a CDS encoding helix-turn-helix domain-containing protein, giving the protein MAHSEGGRTSPLPDVSTERTLQVVFEVELSDNCPCPLSNPCSQVENVHNQIDDGVCYAEVTVTNRDCDTGQVLHTTNRIEGSCLCLAFSNVECVPRIKRVDDGVMLIETYVSDRAVISELVEELKSVAERVNLRRLTRRKEGATESSPTSVDLSHLTAKQREAATMAVSRGYYQTPRQVSLEDLAASLDISKSALSQRLSAVESKLATAVFDP; this is encoded by the coding sequence ATGGCTCACTCCGAGGGCGGACGAACTAGTCCACTACCGGACGTTTCAACAGAACGAACTCTTCAGGTAGTATTCGAAGTCGAACTTTCTGACAACTGTCCGTGTCCGCTTTCGAATCCGTGTTCGCAAGTGGAGAACGTTCACAACCAAATCGACGACGGAGTATGCTACGCGGAAGTAACAGTCACGAACCGCGACTGTGATACCGGGCAGGTCCTCCATACGACGAACCGAATCGAAGGCTCGTGTCTCTGCCTCGCGTTCAGCAACGTCGAGTGTGTCCCACGAATCAAGCGAGTAGACGACGGCGTCATGCTCATCGAGACCTACGTCTCAGACCGGGCCGTCATCAGTGAGTTAGTCGAAGAATTGAAATCCGTGGCCGAGCGCGTGAATCTGCGACGGTTGACGAGGAGAAAAGAAGGTGCCACCGAGTCGAGTCCGACGTCGGTCGACCTCTCTCATCTCACTGCGAAACAGCGGGAAGCAGCGACGATGGCGGTGAGCAGAGGCTACTATCAGACCCCTCGACAGGTCAGTCTGGAGGATCTTGCAGCGTCGCTCGACATCTCGAAGTCAGCACTCTCACAACGATTGAGTGCCGTCGAATCCAAGTTGGCAACAGCAGTATTCGACCCGTAA
- the nrfD gene encoding NrfD/PsrC family molybdoenzyme membrane anchor subunit: MTVKDRTARIAIPSFNTKGKAWLGFLGVLMVIGVAAWGYQLSTGLIATGMRNVFSWGLYIMMFVLFVGLSAGGLIISSAPKFFHSHRYEGFARLGVLVSLACITVAGLLILPDIGRPERLYQFFTSPDFRSPMVWDFGIVLLYGMLNVWYLWLLTRRDLAARGSALAFGVEDSKEGRERDRTLMFWTAAFALPTAVALHSVTGWIFATQIGRGSWFSPLVAPVFIAKALVSGLGLLLVVGVLADRFTNYEVDREELTSLGKILGIFLAFHVVYLLAAERLPHAWADHFGFWAITSSFLIGETPYFWLWTIVGGAIPLGLLMIPSLRERVPVIFTASLLAVFGTMFEGIRLVFTGYEVANIDAGPGISLGGAYSGITTDIWATAGAYTPTLVEIAITLGIVAFGALIVTLGLKYVPIQRIDGQRAYVTDGGNGEER, from the coding sequence ATGACGGTCAAAGACCGGACTGCACGAATCGCGATTCCGTCGTTCAACACGAAGGGGAAGGCGTGGCTCGGCTTCCTCGGTGTCCTCATGGTCATCGGCGTGGCCGCGTGGGGGTACCAGCTCAGTACGGGCCTCATCGCGACGGGAATGCGCAACGTGTTCTCGTGGGGGCTGTACATCATGATGTTCGTCCTGTTCGTCGGGTTGTCGGCGGGCGGACTCATCATCTCGAGTGCGCCGAAGTTCTTCCACTCACACCGCTACGAGGGGTTCGCCAGACTGGGTGTCCTCGTGAGTCTCGCGTGTATCACCGTCGCAGGACTCCTCATCCTGCCAGACATCGGTCGCCCGGAGCGACTCTACCAGTTCTTCACCTCGCCGGACTTCCGGTCGCCGATGGTGTGGGACTTCGGTATCGTCCTCCTGTACGGCATGCTGAACGTCTGGTACCTCTGGCTCCTGACCCGCCGCGACTTGGCCGCCCGCGGTTCGGCACTGGCGTTCGGTGTCGAAGACTCCAAGGAGGGTCGTGAGCGTGACCGCACGCTCATGTTCTGGACGGCGGCGTTTGCGCTGCCCACGGCAGTCGCACTCCACTCGGTGACGGGATGGATTTTCGCGACGCAAATCGGTCGTGGCAGCTGGTTCAGCCCGCTTGTCGCACCGGTCTTCATCGCGAAGGCGCTCGTCTCTGGGCTCGGGTTACTCCTCGTCGTGGGCGTGCTCGCAGACCGCTTTACCAACTACGAAGTCGACCGGGAGGAACTCACGAGTCTCGGGAAGATTCTCGGAATCTTCCTCGCGTTCCACGTGGTCTACCTGCTCGCAGCAGAGCGGCTTCCGCACGCGTGGGCCGACCACTTCGGGTTCTGGGCAATCACCAGCAGTTTCCTCATCGGTGAGACGCCGTACTTCTGGCTCTGGACCATCGTCGGCGGTGCCATCCCGCTCGGCCTGCTGATGATTCCGTCGCTACGTGAGCGTGTCCCGGTCATCTTCACCGCGAGTCTGCTGGCAGTCTTCGGGACGATGTTCGAGGGCATCCGTCTGGTGTTCACCGGCTACGAAGTCGCCAACATCGACGCTGGACCGGGCATCTCGCTCGGTGGTGCGTACTCAGGTATCACGACCGACATCTGGGCGACGGCAGGGGCGTACACCCCAACCCTCGTCGAGATTGCGATTACGCTCGGTATCGTCGCATTCGGCGCACTCATCGTCACGCTCGGCCTGAAATACGTGCCAATCCAGCGAATCGACGGACAGCGTGCGTACGTGACTGACGGCGGCAACGGGGAGGAACGATGA
- the gnd gene encoding phosphogluconate dehydrogenase (NAD(+)-dependent, decarboxylating) → MARSQTTTTTSPRRRLRRMQLGVIGLGRMGRIVVDRVLDAGHEVVAFDLSEEAVAAAADAGAEPAESVADLADRLGDDKRIWLMVPAGDAVDATLNDLDPHLDENDVVVDGGNSHFEASVRRAEACSAAYLDCGTSGGPAGAELGFSLMIGGPQWAYDEMTPVFDAVATGPAGHDRMGPSGSGHYVKMVHNGVEYALMQAYGEGFELLAEGRYDLDLEAVARTWNNGAVIRSWLLELCEEAFREEGTDLGDVDDHISGGSTGTWTVQEALEQEVPVPLIYQSLAERFGSRADDRFSRRLANRLRYGFGRHEVARKDE, encoded by the coding sequence ATCGCCAGAAGCCAAACCACAACCACTACCTCCCCCCGCAGACGACTCCGTCGTATGCAACTAGGCGTCATCGGCCTCGGCCGGATGGGGCGCATCGTAGTCGACCGAGTGCTCGATGCCGGGCACGAGGTCGTTGCCTTCGACCTCTCCGAAGAGGCAGTCGCAGCAGCCGCCGACGCGGGTGCCGAACCCGCCGAGAGCGTCGCTGACCTCGCCGACCGACTCGGAGACGACAAGCGTATCTGGCTCATGGTTCCCGCGGGCGACGCGGTGGACGCGACGCTGAACGACCTCGACCCGCACCTCGACGAGAACGACGTCGTCGTCGACGGCGGTAACTCGCACTTCGAAGCGTCGGTTCGCCGCGCCGAAGCATGTTCCGCGGCGTATCTCGACTGTGGGACCTCCGGCGGCCCTGCCGGTGCCGAACTCGGCTTCTCGCTCATGATTGGCGGCCCACAGTGGGCGTACGACGAGATGACACCTGTCTTCGACGCCGTCGCGACCGGACCGGCCGGTCACGACCGGATGGGGCCGTCTGGGTCGGGCCACTACGTGAAGATGGTCCACAACGGCGTCGAGTACGCACTGATGCAGGCGTACGGTGAGGGCTTCGAACTGCTCGCCGAGGGGCGCTACGACCTCGACCTCGAAGCGGTCGCACGCACGTGGAACAACGGCGCTGTCATCCGCTCGTGGCTCCTCGAACTCTGTGAAGAGGCGTTCCGCGAGGAAGGAACGGACCTCGGCGACGTCGACGACCACATCTCCGGTGGCTCGACGGGGACGTGGACGGTTCAGGAAGCCCTCGAACAGGAAGTTCCCGTGCCACTCATCTACCAGTCACTCGCAGAGCGCTTCGGGTCGCGCGCCGACGACCGCTTCTCGCGCCGTCTCGCCAACCGACTTCGGTACGGCTTCGGCCGCCACGAAGTCGCGCGGAAAGACGAGTAA
- a CDS encoding Mrp/NBP35 family ATP-binding protein — protein MTDVDVDEILRTVEDPELGTDVVSLGVVSDVTVEDDTAEVSLAHGAPHAPVVAELRSRIEGAFEEHGIDVRFSTQHDDADGVSGQPLPGVENVIAVASGKGGVGKSTVAVNLAASMSRRGARVGILDADVYGPNIPRMMNARERPAVTDDEQLVPVDRHGMSVMSMEFLTEGGGPVIWRGPMVDKVLTQLLDDVAWGDLDYLVVDLPPGTGDTQLTLLQRVPVAGAVVVTTPQAVAVDDADRGMRMFTEYDTTVLGIVENMSGFVCPDCGSEHDIFNSGGGRALAERFELPFLGSIPLTSEIRTRGDDGRPVALDDTTETSRAFHALAGAVMDNVSLVHRRTQAGE, from the coding sequence ATGACCGACGTCGACGTCGACGAGATCTTGCGAACGGTCGAGGACCCCGAGCTCGGGACGGACGTCGTCTCACTCGGGGTGGTTTCGGACGTCACTGTGGAAGACGACACCGCCGAGGTGTCGCTCGCGCACGGCGCGCCGCACGCACCAGTCGTAGCAGAACTCCGCAGTCGCATCGAAGGTGCCTTCGAAGAACACGGCATCGACGTTCGGTTCTCGACACAGCACGACGACGCCGATGGAGTGAGCGGGCAGCCGCTACCGGGTGTCGAGAACGTCATCGCCGTCGCTTCGGGCAAGGGGGGAGTCGGAAAAAGCACCGTCGCGGTGAACTTGGCCGCCAGCATGTCCCGGCGCGGTGCACGCGTTGGGATTCTCGACGCAGACGTGTACGGCCCGAACATCCCACGAATGATGAACGCGCGGGAGCGACCAGCAGTGACTGACGACGAGCAGCTCGTCCCGGTCGACCGACACGGGATGTCCGTCATGAGCATGGAGTTCCTCACAGAAGGGGGCGGACCGGTCATCTGGCGCGGCCCGATGGTCGATAAAGTCCTCACACAACTGCTCGACGACGTCGCGTGGGGTGACCTCGATTACCTCGTCGTCGACTTGCCGCCAGGGACCGGTGACACGCAGCTGACGCTCCTGCAACGCGTCCCTGTGGCAGGTGCGGTCGTCGTCACGACGCCACAAGCGGTCGCCGTAGACGACGCAGACAGAGGGATGCGGATGTTCACCGAGTACGACACGACCGTCCTCGGCATCGTCGAAAACATGAGCGGGTTCGTTTGCCCCGACTGTGGGTCCGAACACGACATTTTCAACAGCGGCGGTGGCCGAGCGTTGGCTGAACGATTCGAACTGCCGTTCCTCGGGTCGATTCCGCTGACCTCCGAGATACGAACGCGAGGAGACGACGGACGACCGGTCGCACTAGACGACACGACGGAGACGAGCCGTGCATTCCACGCGCTCGCCGGAGCCGTCATGGACAACGTCAGTCTCGTCCACCGACGAACACAGGCTGGTGAGTGA
- a CDS encoding MATE family efflux transporter, whose amino-acid sequence MSVPEGGSLTEGDLKRPMFELAWPIIVTELLQVAYNLADTVWLGRLSTDAVAAISLAFPLIFLLISVGGGFTVAGSTLVAQYTGAKSEGSAGTVAGQTLTFITIIAITVGIIGFFATDAMLGVLPSSPATAGQVVPLAGDYMRVFFLGLPFLFGFFVFSALMRGYGNTRAPMVVMFISVVINVLIDPIFIFGFESNPLFEMVGLQGLEAALFAATGFEGLEVAGAAYATVLSRGVATVIGIYVIFGTSAGPDVQLADFRPQFEYIKKIVDIGVPSAIEQSATALGFITLTAMVVTFAPEVVAAFGLGNRLTSLVFLPALGLGRATNTIVGQNLGAQKPDRAESAVWLAAKVGASVMVVIGVIAYIFAEPIVGFFISTGTESAAQTIDLGVQYIRVRAFEFGFIGVLQVVLGAYRGAGNTKTALSFSLLALWLGRVPTVYLLAFQFGFGETGIWLGMAVGQILGAIAATAWFTRGTWKESVIDTDATTG is encoded by the coding sequence GTGTCTGTCCCCGAAGGAGGCTCACTCACCGAAGGAGACCTCAAACGTCCAATGTTCGAACTGGCGTGGCCGATTATCGTCACCGAACTCCTCCAGGTGGCGTACAACCTCGCCGACACGGTGTGGCTTGGCCGCCTCTCGACCGACGCCGTCGCCGCTATCAGCCTCGCGTTTCCTCTCATCTTCCTCCTCATCTCCGTCGGCGGCGGGTTCACCGTCGCGGGGAGCACACTCGTCGCCCAGTACACCGGCGCGAAGAGTGAAGGCTCCGCAGGGACCGTCGCCGGACAGACGCTCACGTTCATCACCATCATCGCCATCACCGTTGGTATCATCGGCTTCTTCGCTACCGACGCGATGCTCGGCGTTCTCCCCAGTTCACCGGCGACTGCCGGACAGGTCGTCCCACTCGCCGGTGACTACATGCGGGTGTTCTTCCTCGGCTTGCCGTTCCTCTTCGGCTTCTTCGTCTTCTCCGCGCTCATGCGCGGGTACGGGAACACACGCGCCCCGATGGTCGTGATGTTCATCAGCGTCGTCATCAACGTCCTCATCGACCCTATCTTCATCTTCGGCTTCGAGTCGAATCCGCTGTTCGAGATGGTGGGTCTGCAGGGACTCGAAGCCGCCCTCTTCGCTGCAACTGGCTTCGAGGGACTCGAAGTGGCTGGTGCGGCGTACGCGACGGTCCTCTCACGAGGGGTCGCAACCGTCATCGGTATCTACGTCATCTTCGGAACGTCGGCCGGCCCCGACGTCCAACTGGCTGACTTCCGCCCACAGTTCGAGTACATCAAGAAGATTGTCGACATCGGCGTTCCGAGCGCCATCGAACAGTCGGCGACCGCACTCGGCTTCATCACGCTCACCGCGATGGTCGTCACCTTCGCACCGGAAGTCGTCGCCGCGTTCGGCCTCGGAAACCGCCTCACGTCGCTCGTGTTTCTCCCCGCTCTCGGTCTCGGCCGTGCGACGAACACCATCGTCGGCCAGAACCTCGGTGCACAGAAACCCGACCGCGCCGAGAGCGCCGTCTGGTTGGCAGCGAAAGTCGGCGCGAGCGTCATGGTCGTCATCGGCGTCATCGCCTACATCTTCGCCGAACCAATCGTCGGGTTCTTCATCTCGACGGGGACCGAGTCGGCGGCACAGACCATCGACCTCGGGGTCCAGTACATCCGTGTTCGTGCCTTCGAATTCGGCTTCATCGGCGTCTTGCAGGTCGTCCTCGGTGCATACCGTGGTGCCGGAAACACGAAGACTGCACTCAGTTTCTCACTGCTCGCACTCTGGTTGGGCCGGGTTCCCACCGTCTACCTGTTGGCGTTCCAGTTCGGGTTCGGCGAGACGGGAATCTGGCTTGGAATGGCAGTCGGGCAGATTCTCGGGGCGATTGCAGCGACGGCGTGGTTCACCCGTGGCACCTGGAAAGAAAGCGTCATCGACACGGACGCAACGACCGGATAA
- a CDS encoding 4Fe-4S ferredoxin N-terminal domain-containing protein, with amino-acid sequence MSNPQQPRLTPLPEWEEEAEAMLDGVEYDTDLGVRMARDAIRVSNGELTDAEFHEKYHEQVMEEFGKDERPTKPEGFDDD; translated from the coding sequence ATGAGCAACCCACAGCAACCACGGTTGACGCCGCTTCCCGAGTGGGAAGAAGAAGCAGAAGCGATGCTGGACGGTGTCGAATACGACACCGATTTGGGAGTACGAATGGCTCGCGACGCAATTCGTGTCTCAAACGGCGAACTGACTGACGCCGAATTCCACGAGAAGTATCACGAGCAGGTGATGGAGGAGTTCGGCAAAGACGAGCGGCCGACCAAACCAGAGGGGTTCGACGATGACTGA